In Tachysurus fulvidraco isolate hzauxx_2018 chromosome 3, HZAU_PFXX_2.0, whole genome shotgun sequence, a single window of DNA contains:
- the cnot3a gene encoding CCR4-NOT transcription complex subunit 3a isoform X1: MADKRKLQGEIDRCLKKVAEGVEQFEDIWQKLHNAANANQKEKYEADLKKEIKKLQRLRDQIKSWVASNEIKDKRQLVENRKLIETQMERFKVVERETKTKAYSKEGLGLAQKVDPAQKEKEETEQWLTNTIDTLNMQVDQFESEVESLSVQTRKKKGDKEKQDRIEELKKLIERHRYHIRMLETILRMLDNDSVQVDAIHKIKDDVDYYIDSSQDPDFKENEFLYDDLDLEEIPMLATSPQGHNEEEMSTPTSTTSSSPIPPSPATAPTEIPEEEKKRGRSTDSEVSQSPVKISNPLSSFSSSSSSSSGFSSSSTSSLVSMAAVVGGTASVSGGNTLLGTFSSAVQQHPHGKLSSSSSSSSSSSSSSSSSSVTSSSTSSPPSHPNLPSSTTPLALPTSNSQLLTSAGLNVSKASTAVTSSSMPGMMPSNMAAIISSSMPTPYAQAAAGSSLSGPTGNNSSTVSALSGANSNTNSTPTANGPVQMGSSGGILGLGPAQTTHQGAAQLPISPVGTVPGGGASMGPGNGGSAASSGGILGNVAPARPPSVVKQNGGTNSLAYSAVVADSSSDSSLSSASLSQSSQPSSTNSSANQTLDNGPTLLSSITLPPSSQSPSFSDSTTGGGSLLNGPHSYTPSAEPIKTPEPLSSLKAMAERAALGSGLDGEIPPLHLTERDLFSGSSAAPGPPVPPQPAVTEVNLPPTLGACPLGPCPLTKEQLYQQIMQESAWGHMPLPSDSERIRQYVMRTPCPLLPFHHHTPPHHCDSIDFYQRLSTETLFFIFYYMEGTKAQYLSAKALKKQSWRFHTKYMMWFQRHEEPKTITDEFEQGTYIYFDYEKWGQRKKEGFTFEYRYLEDRDLQ, encoded by the exons ATGGCCGATAAGAGAAAACtccaag GTGAAATAGACcggtgtttaaaaaaagtcgCAGAGGGGGTGGAACAGTTTGAGGACATTTGGCAAAAG CTTCACAATGCAGCCAACGCCAATCAGAAGGAGAAATACGAAGCCGACCTCAAGAAGGAGATTAAAAAGCTCCAG AGACTCCGAGACCAGATCAAATCATGGGTTGCGTCCAATGAGATCAAAGACAAACGGCAGCTAGTGGAGAACCGCAAACTCATCGAGACG CAAATGGAGCGCTTCAAAGTGGTGGAGCGGGAGACAAAGACGAAGGCGTACTCTAAAGAAGGCCTGGGTTTGGCTCAGAAAGTGGATCCAGCtcagaaggagaaggaggaaacAGAACAGTGGCTCACG AACACTATAGACACTCTGAACATGCAGGTGGATCAGTTTGAGAGCGAGGTGGAGTCTCTGTCCGTTCAGACgaggaagaaaaaaggagaCAAGGAG aagcaGGATCGCATCGAGGAGCTGAAGAAGCTAATTGAGAGACACCGGTATCACATCCGAATGCTGGAGACCATTTTAAGGATGTTGGACAACGACTCGGTGCAG GTGGACGCGATCCATAAGATAAAGGACGACGTGGACTATTACATCGACTCCTCGCAGGATCCCGACTTTAAGGAGAACGAGTTCCTGTACGACGACCTCGACCTCGAAGAGATCC CGATGCTGGCGACGTCTCCGCAGGGACACAACGAAGAAGAGATGAGCACTCCCACCTCCACGACGTCGTCCTCTCCCATCCCTCCATCTCCAGCCACGGCTCCCACC GAGATCCctgaagaggagaagaaacGAGGCAGATCTACTGACAGCGAAGTGAGCCAG TCACCGGTGAAGATCAGCAATCCCCTGTCTTCTTTctcgtcctcttcctcctcctcctccggcttttcctcctcttccacCTCATCCCTCGTTTCCATGGCAGCTGTCGTTGGGGGGACCGCGTCGGTTTCCGGGGGCAACACTCTCCTGGGTACTTTTAGCAGCGCAGTTCAGCAGCATCCGCATGGCAAGCTATCCTCGtcgtcctcctcctcgtcctcgtcGTCATCGTCGTCTTCTTCCTCCTCCGTGACGTCCAGCAGCACATCCAGCCCGCCAAGCCACCCCAATTTGCCCTCATCCACCACGCCGTTGGCCCTCCCTACGTCTAACTCTCAACTGTTGACATCAGCAGGGCTTAACGTGAGCAAAGCAAGCACAGCTGTGACGAGCAGCAGTATGCCTGGCATGATGCCCAGCAATATGGCTGCCATTATTTCGAGCTCGATGCCCACTCCGTATGCCCAGGCAGCAGCTGGCAGCAGCCTGAGTGGACCCACGGGAAATAACAGCAGCACTGTTTCAGCTTTGAGTGGAGCGAATTCTAACACTAATTCTACGCCCACCGCTAACGGACCGGTGCAGATGGGCTCCAGCGGGGGGATTTTAGGGCTCGGACCAGCGCAGACAACCCACCAGGGAGCAGCACAGTTACCCATTAGCCCGGTCGGAACGGTGCCAGGGGGCGGAGCCAGCATGGGCCCTGGAAACGGGGGCAGTGCAGCTTCGTCAGGGGGCATCCTGGGTAACGTGGCACCTGCTCGACCACCCAGTGTAGTGAAACAAAACGGAGGAACAA ACTCTCTAGCGTACAGCGCCGTGGTGGCCGACAGCAGCTCAGACTCCTCCCTCAGCAGCGCCAGCCTATCACAGAGCAGCCAGCCCTCGTCCACCAACTCCTCAGCAAATCAAAC TCTGGACAACGGGCCGACCCTGCTGAGCTCCATCACTCTGCCTCCCTCCTCTCAGTCTCCCTCGTTCTCAGACAGCACCACCGGCGGTGGGAGTTTACTGAACGGCCCGCACTCGTACACACCTAGTGCAGAGCCAATAAAG actccTGAGCCGCTGAGCTCCCTGAAGGCGATGGCTGAGCGAGCAGCTCTAGGATCAGGACTGGATGGAGAAATCCCACCTCTTCATCTGACAGAACGAG ATTTGTTCTCTGGGTCCTCGGCCGCTCCCGGCCCCCCGGTTCCCCCCCAGCCGGCCGTAACAGAGGTCAACCTTCCACCTACGCTGGGGGCGTGTCCTCTAGGCCCCTGCCCCCTCACTAAAGAGCAACTGTATCAGCAGATCATGCAGGAATCGGCCTGGGGCCACATGCCTCTCCCGTCAGACTCAGAAAGGATCAG GCAATACGTGATGAGGACTCCGTGCCCTCTTTTGCCCTTCCATCATCACACTCCTCCTCATCACTGCGACTCCATCGACTTCTACCAGAGACTCTCCACAGAGACCCTCTTTTTCATCTTCTACTacatggag GGTACGAAGGCTCAGTATCTGTCAGCTAAAGCCCTGAAGAAGCAGTCTTGGAGATTCCACACTAAATACATGATGTGGTTCCAGAGACACGAGGAACCCAAAACCATCACCGACGAGTTCGAACAG GGAACCTACATTTACTTTGACTATGAAAAATGGGGCCAGAGGAAGAAGGAGGGCTTCACATTCGAGTACAGATACCTGGAGGACAGAGACCTGCAGTGA
- the cnot3a gene encoding CCR4-NOT transcription complex subunit 3a isoform X3, translated as MADKRKLQGEIDRCLKKVAEGVEQFEDIWQKLHNAANANQKEKYEADLKKEIKKLQQMERFKVVERETKTKAYSKEGLGLAQKVDPAQKEKEETEQWLTNTIDTLNMQVDQFESEVESLSVQTRKKKGDKEKQDRIEELKKLIERHRYHIRMLETILRMLDNDSVQVDAIHKIKDDVDYYIDSSQDPDFKENEFLYDDLDLEEIPMLATSPQGHNEEEMSTPTSTTSSSPIPPSPATAPTEIPEEEKKRGRSTDSEVSQSPVKISNPLSSFSSSSSSSSGFSSSSTSSLVSMAAVVGGTASVSGGNTLLGTFSSAVQQHPHGKLSSSSSSSSSSSSSSSSSSVTSSSTSSPPSHPNLPSSTTPLALPTSNSQLLTSAGLNVSKASTAVTSSSMPGMMPSNMAAIISSSMPTPYAQAAAGSSLSGPTGNNSSTVSALSGANSNTNSTPTANGPVQMGSSGGILGLGPAQTTHQGAAQLPISPVGTVPGGGASMGPGNGGSAASSGGILGNVAPARPPSVVKQNGGTNSLAYSAVVADSSSDSSLSSASLSQSSQPSSTNSSANQTLDNGPTLLSSITLPPSSQSPSFSDSTTGGGSLLNGPHSYTPSAEPIKTPEPLSSLKAMAERAALGSGLDGEIPPLHLTERDLFSGSSAAPGPPVPPQPAVTEVNLPPTLGACPLGPCPLTKEQLYQQIMQESAWGHMPLPSDSERIRQYVMRTPCPLLPFHHHTPPHHCDSIDFYQRLSTETLFFIFYYMEGTKAQYLSAKALKKQSWRFHTKYMMWFQRHEEPKTITDEFEQGTYIYFDYEKWGQRKKEGFTFEYRYLEDRDLQ; from the exons ATGGCCGATAAGAGAAAACtccaag GTGAAATAGACcggtgtttaaaaaaagtcgCAGAGGGGGTGGAACAGTTTGAGGACATTTGGCAAAAG CTTCACAATGCAGCCAACGCCAATCAGAAGGAGAAATACGAAGCCGACCTCAAGAAGGAGATTAAAAAGCTCCAG CAAATGGAGCGCTTCAAAGTGGTGGAGCGGGAGACAAAGACGAAGGCGTACTCTAAAGAAGGCCTGGGTTTGGCTCAGAAAGTGGATCCAGCtcagaaggagaaggaggaaacAGAACAGTGGCTCACG AACACTATAGACACTCTGAACATGCAGGTGGATCAGTTTGAGAGCGAGGTGGAGTCTCTGTCCGTTCAGACgaggaagaaaaaaggagaCAAGGAG aagcaGGATCGCATCGAGGAGCTGAAGAAGCTAATTGAGAGACACCGGTATCACATCCGAATGCTGGAGACCATTTTAAGGATGTTGGACAACGACTCGGTGCAG GTGGACGCGATCCATAAGATAAAGGACGACGTGGACTATTACATCGACTCCTCGCAGGATCCCGACTTTAAGGAGAACGAGTTCCTGTACGACGACCTCGACCTCGAAGAGATCC CGATGCTGGCGACGTCTCCGCAGGGACACAACGAAGAAGAGATGAGCACTCCCACCTCCACGACGTCGTCCTCTCCCATCCCTCCATCTCCAGCCACGGCTCCCACC GAGATCCctgaagaggagaagaaacGAGGCAGATCTACTGACAGCGAAGTGAGCCAG TCACCGGTGAAGATCAGCAATCCCCTGTCTTCTTTctcgtcctcttcctcctcctcctccggcttttcctcctcttccacCTCATCCCTCGTTTCCATGGCAGCTGTCGTTGGGGGGACCGCGTCGGTTTCCGGGGGCAACACTCTCCTGGGTACTTTTAGCAGCGCAGTTCAGCAGCATCCGCATGGCAAGCTATCCTCGtcgtcctcctcctcgtcctcgtcGTCATCGTCGTCTTCTTCCTCCTCCGTGACGTCCAGCAGCACATCCAGCCCGCCAAGCCACCCCAATTTGCCCTCATCCACCACGCCGTTGGCCCTCCCTACGTCTAACTCTCAACTGTTGACATCAGCAGGGCTTAACGTGAGCAAAGCAAGCACAGCTGTGACGAGCAGCAGTATGCCTGGCATGATGCCCAGCAATATGGCTGCCATTATTTCGAGCTCGATGCCCACTCCGTATGCCCAGGCAGCAGCTGGCAGCAGCCTGAGTGGACCCACGGGAAATAACAGCAGCACTGTTTCAGCTTTGAGTGGAGCGAATTCTAACACTAATTCTACGCCCACCGCTAACGGACCGGTGCAGATGGGCTCCAGCGGGGGGATTTTAGGGCTCGGACCAGCGCAGACAACCCACCAGGGAGCAGCACAGTTACCCATTAGCCCGGTCGGAACGGTGCCAGGGGGCGGAGCCAGCATGGGCCCTGGAAACGGGGGCAGTGCAGCTTCGTCAGGGGGCATCCTGGGTAACGTGGCACCTGCTCGACCACCCAGTGTAGTGAAACAAAACGGAGGAACAA ACTCTCTAGCGTACAGCGCCGTGGTGGCCGACAGCAGCTCAGACTCCTCCCTCAGCAGCGCCAGCCTATCACAGAGCAGCCAGCCCTCGTCCACCAACTCCTCAGCAAATCAAAC TCTGGACAACGGGCCGACCCTGCTGAGCTCCATCACTCTGCCTCCCTCCTCTCAGTCTCCCTCGTTCTCAGACAGCACCACCGGCGGTGGGAGTTTACTGAACGGCCCGCACTCGTACACACCTAGTGCAGAGCCAATAAAG actccTGAGCCGCTGAGCTCCCTGAAGGCGATGGCTGAGCGAGCAGCTCTAGGATCAGGACTGGATGGAGAAATCCCACCTCTTCATCTGACAGAACGAG ATTTGTTCTCTGGGTCCTCGGCCGCTCCCGGCCCCCCGGTTCCCCCCCAGCCGGCCGTAACAGAGGTCAACCTTCCACCTACGCTGGGGGCGTGTCCTCTAGGCCCCTGCCCCCTCACTAAAGAGCAACTGTATCAGCAGATCATGCAGGAATCGGCCTGGGGCCACATGCCTCTCCCGTCAGACTCAGAAAGGATCAG GCAATACGTGATGAGGACTCCGTGCCCTCTTTTGCCCTTCCATCATCACACTCCTCCTCATCACTGCGACTCCATCGACTTCTACCAGAGACTCTCCACAGAGACCCTCTTTTTCATCTTCTACTacatggag GGTACGAAGGCTCAGTATCTGTCAGCTAAAGCCCTGAAGAAGCAGTCTTGGAGATTCCACACTAAATACATGATGTGGTTCCAGAGACACGAGGAACCCAAAACCATCACCGACGAGTTCGAACAG GGAACCTACATTTACTTTGACTATGAAAAATGGGGCCAGAGGAAGAAGGAGGGCTTCACATTCGAGTACAGATACCTGGAGGACAGAGACCTGCAGTGA
- the cnot3a gene encoding CCR4-NOT transcription complex subunit 3a isoform X2, translating into MADKRKLQGEIDRCLKKVAEGVEQFEDIWQKLHNAANANQKEKYEADLKKEIKKLQRLRDQIKSWVASNEIKDKRQLVENRKLIETQMERFKVVERETKTKAYSKEGLGLAQKVDPAQKEKEETEQWLTNTIDTLNMQVDQFESEVESLSVQTRKKKGDKEDRIEELKKLIERHRYHIRMLETILRMLDNDSVQVDAIHKIKDDVDYYIDSSQDPDFKENEFLYDDLDLEEIPMLATSPQGHNEEEMSTPTSTTSSSPIPPSPATAPTEIPEEEKKRGRSTDSEVSQSPVKISNPLSSFSSSSSSSSGFSSSSTSSLVSMAAVVGGTASVSGGNTLLGTFSSAVQQHPHGKLSSSSSSSSSSSSSSSSSSVTSSSTSSPPSHPNLPSSTTPLALPTSNSQLLTSAGLNVSKASTAVTSSSMPGMMPSNMAAIISSSMPTPYAQAAAGSSLSGPTGNNSSTVSALSGANSNTNSTPTANGPVQMGSSGGILGLGPAQTTHQGAAQLPISPVGTVPGGGASMGPGNGGSAASSGGILGNVAPARPPSVVKQNGGTNSLAYSAVVADSSSDSSLSSASLSQSSQPSSTNSSANQTLDNGPTLLSSITLPPSSQSPSFSDSTTGGGSLLNGPHSYTPSAEPIKTPEPLSSLKAMAERAALGSGLDGEIPPLHLTERDLFSGSSAAPGPPVPPQPAVTEVNLPPTLGACPLGPCPLTKEQLYQQIMQESAWGHMPLPSDSERIRQYVMRTPCPLLPFHHHTPPHHCDSIDFYQRLSTETLFFIFYYMEGTKAQYLSAKALKKQSWRFHTKYMMWFQRHEEPKTITDEFEQGTYIYFDYEKWGQRKKEGFTFEYRYLEDRDLQ; encoded by the exons ATGGCCGATAAGAGAAAACtccaag GTGAAATAGACcggtgtttaaaaaaagtcgCAGAGGGGGTGGAACAGTTTGAGGACATTTGGCAAAAG CTTCACAATGCAGCCAACGCCAATCAGAAGGAGAAATACGAAGCCGACCTCAAGAAGGAGATTAAAAAGCTCCAG AGACTCCGAGACCAGATCAAATCATGGGTTGCGTCCAATGAGATCAAAGACAAACGGCAGCTAGTGGAGAACCGCAAACTCATCGAGACG CAAATGGAGCGCTTCAAAGTGGTGGAGCGGGAGACAAAGACGAAGGCGTACTCTAAAGAAGGCCTGGGTTTGGCTCAGAAAGTGGATCCAGCtcagaaggagaaggaggaaacAGAACAGTGGCTCACG AACACTATAGACACTCTGAACATGCAGGTGGATCAGTTTGAGAGCGAGGTGGAGTCTCTGTCCGTTCAGACgaggaagaaaaaaggagaCAAGGAG GATCGCATCGAGGAGCTGAAGAAGCTAATTGAGAGACACCGGTATCACATCCGAATGCTGGAGACCATTTTAAGGATGTTGGACAACGACTCGGTGCAG GTGGACGCGATCCATAAGATAAAGGACGACGTGGACTATTACATCGACTCCTCGCAGGATCCCGACTTTAAGGAGAACGAGTTCCTGTACGACGACCTCGACCTCGAAGAGATCC CGATGCTGGCGACGTCTCCGCAGGGACACAACGAAGAAGAGATGAGCACTCCCACCTCCACGACGTCGTCCTCTCCCATCCCTCCATCTCCAGCCACGGCTCCCACC GAGATCCctgaagaggagaagaaacGAGGCAGATCTACTGACAGCGAAGTGAGCCAG TCACCGGTGAAGATCAGCAATCCCCTGTCTTCTTTctcgtcctcttcctcctcctcctccggcttttcctcctcttccacCTCATCCCTCGTTTCCATGGCAGCTGTCGTTGGGGGGACCGCGTCGGTTTCCGGGGGCAACACTCTCCTGGGTACTTTTAGCAGCGCAGTTCAGCAGCATCCGCATGGCAAGCTATCCTCGtcgtcctcctcctcgtcctcgtcGTCATCGTCGTCTTCTTCCTCCTCCGTGACGTCCAGCAGCACATCCAGCCCGCCAAGCCACCCCAATTTGCCCTCATCCACCACGCCGTTGGCCCTCCCTACGTCTAACTCTCAACTGTTGACATCAGCAGGGCTTAACGTGAGCAAAGCAAGCACAGCTGTGACGAGCAGCAGTATGCCTGGCATGATGCCCAGCAATATGGCTGCCATTATTTCGAGCTCGATGCCCACTCCGTATGCCCAGGCAGCAGCTGGCAGCAGCCTGAGTGGACCCACGGGAAATAACAGCAGCACTGTTTCAGCTTTGAGTGGAGCGAATTCTAACACTAATTCTACGCCCACCGCTAACGGACCGGTGCAGATGGGCTCCAGCGGGGGGATTTTAGGGCTCGGACCAGCGCAGACAACCCACCAGGGAGCAGCACAGTTACCCATTAGCCCGGTCGGAACGGTGCCAGGGGGCGGAGCCAGCATGGGCCCTGGAAACGGGGGCAGTGCAGCTTCGTCAGGGGGCATCCTGGGTAACGTGGCACCTGCTCGACCACCCAGTGTAGTGAAACAAAACGGAGGAACAA ACTCTCTAGCGTACAGCGCCGTGGTGGCCGACAGCAGCTCAGACTCCTCCCTCAGCAGCGCCAGCCTATCACAGAGCAGCCAGCCCTCGTCCACCAACTCCTCAGCAAATCAAAC TCTGGACAACGGGCCGACCCTGCTGAGCTCCATCACTCTGCCTCCCTCCTCTCAGTCTCCCTCGTTCTCAGACAGCACCACCGGCGGTGGGAGTTTACTGAACGGCCCGCACTCGTACACACCTAGTGCAGAGCCAATAAAG actccTGAGCCGCTGAGCTCCCTGAAGGCGATGGCTGAGCGAGCAGCTCTAGGATCAGGACTGGATGGAGAAATCCCACCTCTTCATCTGACAGAACGAG ATTTGTTCTCTGGGTCCTCGGCCGCTCCCGGCCCCCCGGTTCCCCCCCAGCCGGCCGTAACAGAGGTCAACCTTCCACCTACGCTGGGGGCGTGTCCTCTAGGCCCCTGCCCCCTCACTAAAGAGCAACTGTATCAGCAGATCATGCAGGAATCGGCCTGGGGCCACATGCCTCTCCCGTCAGACTCAGAAAGGATCAG GCAATACGTGATGAGGACTCCGTGCCCTCTTTTGCCCTTCCATCATCACACTCCTCCTCATCACTGCGACTCCATCGACTTCTACCAGAGACTCTCCACAGAGACCCTCTTTTTCATCTTCTACTacatggag GGTACGAAGGCTCAGTATCTGTCAGCTAAAGCCCTGAAGAAGCAGTCTTGGAGATTCCACACTAAATACATGATGTGGTTCCAGAGACACGAGGAACCCAAAACCATCACCGACGAGTTCGAACAG GGAACCTACATTTACTTTGACTATGAAAAATGGGGCCAGAGGAAGAAGGAGGGCTTCACATTCGAGTACAGATACCTGGAGGACAGAGACCTGCAGTGA
- the cnot3a gene encoding CCR4-NOT transcription complex subunit 3a isoform X4: MERFKVVERETKTKAYSKEGLGLAQKVDPAQKEKEETEQWLTNTIDTLNMQVDQFESEVESLSVQTRKKKGDKEKQDRIEELKKLIERHRYHIRMLETILRMLDNDSVQVDAIHKIKDDVDYYIDSSQDPDFKENEFLYDDLDLEEIPMLATSPQGHNEEEMSTPTSTTSSSPIPPSPATAPTEIPEEEKKRGRSTDSEVSQSPVKISNPLSSFSSSSSSSSGFSSSSTSSLVSMAAVVGGTASVSGGNTLLGTFSSAVQQHPHGKLSSSSSSSSSSSSSSSSSSVTSSSTSSPPSHPNLPSSTTPLALPTSNSQLLTSAGLNVSKASTAVTSSSMPGMMPSNMAAIISSSMPTPYAQAAAGSSLSGPTGNNSSTVSALSGANSNTNSTPTANGPVQMGSSGGILGLGPAQTTHQGAAQLPISPVGTVPGGGASMGPGNGGSAASSGGILGNVAPARPPSVVKQNGGTNSLAYSAVVADSSSDSSLSSASLSQSSQPSSTNSSANQTLDNGPTLLSSITLPPSSQSPSFSDSTTGGGSLLNGPHSYTPSAEPIKTPEPLSSLKAMAERAALGSGLDGEIPPLHLTERDLFSGSSAAPGPPVPPQPAVTEVNLPPTLGACPLGPCPLTKEQLYQQIMQESAWGHMPLPSDSERIRQYVMRTPCPLLPFHHHTPPHHCDSIDFYQRLSTETLFFIFYYMEGTKAQYLSAKALKKQSWRFHTKYMMWFQRHEEPKTITDEFEQGTYIYFDYEKWGQRKKEGFTFEYRYLEDRDLQ, from the exons ATGGAGCGCTTCAAAGTGGTGGAGCGGGAGACAAAGACGAAGGCGTACTCTAAAGAAGGCCTGGGTTTGGCTCAGAAAGTGGATCCAGCtcagaaggagaaggaggaaacAGAACAGTGGCTCACG AACACTATAGACACTCTGAACATGCAGGTGGATCAGTTTGAGAGCGAGGTGGAGTCTCTGTCCGTTCAGACgaggaagaaaaaaggagaCAAGGAG aagcaGGATCGCATCGAGGAGCTGAAGAAGCTAATTGAGAGACACCGGTATCACATCCGAATGCTGGAGACCATTTTAAGGATGTTGGACAACGACTCGGTGCAG GTGGACGCGATCCATAAGATAAAGGACGACGTGGACTATTACATCGACTCCTCGCAGGATCCCGACTTTAAGGAGAACGAGTTCCTGTACGACGACCTCGACCTCGAAGAGATCC CGATGCTGGCGACGTCTCCGCAGGGACACAACGAAGAAGAGATGAGCACTCCCACCTCCACGACGTCGTCCTCTCCCATCCCTCCATCTCCAGCCACGGCTCCCACC GAGATCCctgaagaggagaagaaacGAGGCAGATCTACTGACAGCGAAGTGAGCCAG TCACCGGTGAAGATCAGCAATCCCCTGTCTTCTTTctcgtcctcttcctcctcctcctccggcttttcctcctcttccacCTCATCCCTCGTTTCCATGGCAGCTGTCGTTGGGGGGACCGCGTCGGTTTCCGGGGGCAACACTCTCCTGGGTACTTTTAGCAGCGCAGTTCAGCAGCATCCGCATGGCAAGCTATCCTCGtcgtcctcctcctcgtcctcgtcGTCATCGTCGTCTTCTTCCTCCTCCGTGACGTCCAGCAGCACATCCAGCCCGCCAAGCCACCCCAATTTGCCCTCATCCACCACGCCGTTGGCCCTCCCTACGTCTAACTCTCAACTGTTGACATCAGCAGGGCTTAACGTGAGCAAAGCAAGCACAGCTGTGACGAGCAGCAGTATGCCTGGCATGATGCCCAGCAATATGGCTGCCATTATTTCGAGCTCGATGCCCACTCCGTATGCCCAGGCAGCAGCTGGCAGCAGCCTGAGTGGACCCACGGGAAATAACAGCAGCACTGTTTCAGCTTTGAGTGGAGCGAATTCTAACACTAATTCTACGCCCACCGCTAACGGACCGGTGCAGATGGGCTCCAGCGGGGGGATTTTAGGGCTCGGACCAGCGCAGACAACCCACCAGGGAGCAGCACAGTTACCCATTAGCCCGGTCGGAACGGTGCCAGGGGGCGGAGCCAGCATGGGCCCTGGAAACGGGGGCAGTGCAGCTTCGTCAGGGGGCATCCTGGGTAACGTGGCACCTGCTCGACCACCCAGTGTAGTGAAACAAAACGGAGGAACAA ACTCTCTAGCGTACAGCGCCGTGGTGGCCGACAGCAGCTCAGACTCCTCCCTCAGCAGCGCCAGCCTATCACAGAGCAGCCAGCCCTCGTCCACCAACTCCTCAGCAAATCAAAC TCTGGACAACGGGCCGACCCTGCTGAGCTCCATCACTCTGCCTCCCTCCTCTCAGTCTCCCTCGTTCTCAGACAGCACCACCGGCGGTGGGAGTTTACTGAACGGCCCGCACTCGTACACACCTAGTGCAGAGCCAATAAAG actccTGAGCCGCTGAGCTCCCTGAAGGCGATGGCTGAGCGAGCAGCTCTAGGATCAGGACTGGATGGAGAAATCCCACCTCTTCATCTGACAGAACGAG ATTTGTTCTCTGGGTCCTCGGCCGCTCCCGGCCCCCCGGTTCCCCCCCAGCCGGCCGTAACAGAGGTCAACCTTCCACCTACGCTGGGGGCGTGTCCTCTAGGCCCCTGCCCCCTCACTAAAGAGCAACTGTATCAGCAGATCATGCAGGAATCGGCCTGGGGCCACATGCCTCTCCCGTCAGACTCAGAAAGGATCAG GCAATACGTGATGAGGACTCCGTGCCCTCTTTTGCCCTTCCATCATCACACTCCTCCTCATCACTGCGACTCCATCGACTTCTACCAGAGACTCTCCACAGAGACCCTCTTTTTCATCTTCTACTacatggag GGTACGAAGGCTCAGTATCTGTCAGCTAAAGCCCTGAAGAAGCAGTCTTGGAGATTCCACACTAAATACATGATGTGGTTCCAGAGACACGAGGAACCCAAAACCATCACCGACGAGTTCGAACAG GGAACCTACATTTACTTTGACTATGAAAAATGGGGCCAGAGGAAGAAGGAGGGCTTCACATTCGAGTACAGATACCTGGAGGACAGAGACCTGCAGTGA